From the Pleurodeles waltl isolate 20211129_DDA chromosome 6, aPleWal1.hap1.20221129, whole genome shotgun sequence genome, the window ACTCAGTACAGTCTTTTCTCTAATCCTTTAAATTATATTAAACAGGGGTTTGATACTCATTTAAAAGTATATACTTGATACTTTAAAGGTGTTGTTGGCCCAAACCTTACATGAGTGTCAAAACCCACCTCAAGTAATTTTATTGTATAAAACAAGGGTATTAGCAGATTCAGCGTGTCAGGCCTTCTGAAAAGTCACTTTGTGTCTGCAATATGTATGTATAAATCCAGGTCTGATGTCTTGGTAGACTAATGCATCTACTGTATGGATCAGTATTTGATTCGTAGTTGGGTATCCATAAATATTTAGTGACTAGATCCCTAAATTATGATCTCAGAGAAGCAGAGATGAGACTTCCTATGTAAATTGTGCCCGATTACTTGCTGTTCACACAACTGACCTTCGATTATGAAGGCTTGTATGTAAATTACATTTTAGCTGACAAATTAAGGTATTCATGCATTACTCTACAGATACTAGAGCTCGAAATGCAGTCCCCAACAATTCATGTCAGTCTTCCAAAATCTCTTAATTATgatctttttttgttccttaatgtttttttaatgtgtacATTTTTATTGACATTGATGAACATGACGTGAAGAAAGCATAATGATAGTCAACAAAAAGTCTATAAcaacctcccctccctcccccccccccccccgaccgatCGACTGTGTTTCTTAATGATAATGGCCTTGCGCCTACTTAGTGTTTATTTgcctgaaatatttttttgtgtgttttatttgatttaggTTCCCCCTGTTCAGTTCCAAACCTCGGTCGTTGAGCTCTAAAGTAACCTACCTTTTGAGCTGTGTGCTTTGACAGTGGGCTATTAAATTTTTATGTGCCTTCGATACATCTGTTACTTGGGCATAGAACCATTCGCAATGCTGTCTTTGGGTTGTTGATTTTACATAAATCTTTCCTTGATTGGTAGTGTTAGACGCATACGTATATATTTCTGAGCTGTGCACAGTCTTTGGGCAAGTTCATCCATAAATGGGTGTGTTCTGTTCTGCTCCTGTTAATTGGGCTGAGGGTTCTTGTGGTCTGGTTCAAAGGGTCGTGAGCTCTGTACTGCACCATTCATGGACACTAGGTTCTGTACAGGCCCATAGTGATGTGTGTGCAGCTTTATCTGCTTATTTTTATAAGATGGTAGTGCACTAGGTGCATGCCTCATTCCTTCCGAGGGCCCTAATACCCTACTCTGTAGTCTACCTTGCCATCCTTGAACAGGGAGAGTCTGTAGGGCTCCCATTTTGAGAGCCATGTTGCTACGTACAACCTTATGACCTTCTGCAATAGGATGCCTCTGCATATTAATTCACACATTGTATTTTTGCTCCTCAGGTGGAGAGAATAAAAGAACGGGTCGAGGAAAAGGAAGGTATCCCACCGCAACAGCAGAGACTTATATACAGTggcaagcaaatgtgagtgagaATCTGGGGGCAGGATATTAGATGATAAAGGGTAGGAACAGTATTTAAATCGCCACATTAATATCTGTTTTCTCCCTGTTTACTTCTTGCCAAGGAATGACGAGAAAACAGCAAATGATTACAAGATCATGGGTGGCTCTGTACTCCACCTTGTGTTGGCACTCCGAGGCGGCACGGAAAGACGGTGAGAAAGGCTGAAACCCCGACAGACACCTCCGTTGAGTCCCAAAAGAAGCCACCACACAGCTGCCCCTGAGCCAGTTCATGCCTGTGCATGCAGAGATGACTGGAGTAAAAACAAAAGGACGGACTCTAGTTTGTTGGCACAAAAAGAatcattttgtatttttctgtagGGAGGTGTTGGCTTGGCCTATGTGTGCATTGTGTATGATAAGCATGTAGAAAAAGGTTTATTTCCTTACATTTCATTTCTGGTGTTTGTGGAATGTCGAAAATTTGACTCACAGAATAAAGATATTTTAAGTTGTTCTGCAATACAGGATAGGTGTCTCCATATCCTTCCATTCTGAGTGCCTGTTTGTGCATGCCAGCCTTTGTGTGATGTCCACGTTTTAGTGTTTTCCTATCTGTCGCTGTTTGGTTGTGGGTGTTCCAGTTAAAGGTACACTTGCTTTCTATTTTGtgcatgttcctgcttgttcaaaaaaaaaaaaatctcactcaGAATATTCCCGCCAGCGTTTGGGGACCCCAGAACACTTCCCTCCCATTTATTTAACAGATACAACCTTCATTTGGAAGGAGACTCCAGCTGCATTTGTCACCTGATAGTATAAAGCCAGTTGGCATTTGCTGACATTTCTCTCTGCAATAGCCAATTCAAACGACAGGGCAAACCTACATTGCAGCACCTAGCTGAAAATTTTAACCCCTGAACATAGGGAGCTTTAAACCTTTACATTGCAGTAGAGAAAAACGAAGGGGAGGGCCGCCTGATTGGCTCAGAGTGCATTAGATTGAAAAAGATACACTGGCCCTTTAGGAAGTCAGCAGGGTTCATCTCCCAGCATACACTGTACCGGCAGTTTGCTTCTCAGCTTCAGTCTTTTGTTCTGGCTTGTGCTGGCTGGATCCTTGAACACATCAGGGGGATTTCGCcctatttttttaggttttattcTTCAGAGCTTATATATTTCCATTTGATTAGACTTTTTATACACCTCTTCAGCTGCAACTAGCCTGCCCCTCCCACACACATTTGTAAGATATGTTCACTCATACCTTCACTATTTGTGATGTACCCTCCTTGTGGGAGGAAGAAGGCTGCCACGAGCCCACACCAAGTGGTCTTTTTATCATCCACTCACTCAGTTTCAAACTGCAAATTCTGCCAAAAATTACAAGAATAGCATTCAAATACTGAGAAAAGATCTACCTGATGGGACAATGTAAGACATAAAGGCTAATGAGGAGAGAAAGAACAACGAAAGCGAGGTAGAGAGTGGGAACCCTTTTCCAGATCCTCTTATTCTTCCAAAGGGGACTCCAGAGAAGTAAGATCCAAGGCCAAAGTGACGCACAGACACCATAATTGATGTTCCACTCACCACTGAGAGTCCGAGAACACCAGTCAATGGAAAACCAGACTTTGGTGCGGATATATTCACCTTTGAGTAACAGTTTAACATCGGCAGGCAGTCATCAGCGTCTAAACTGCATAGAAGCTGCCTTCAACATCAGGATGGTCGCTGTCAAGACATTCAGCGTCGAAGCATTTAAGTTTGCAAATCCAAGTCGACTTTGAAATACCATTCGAGGAAATGGTCATTCCAGCCACGGGCATATTCCAGGTCCTCTATCACCTCCTGGAATTATCAACAAGACCAGTGATGGTCAAGTCTCCAGTTGAGAAGATGGCAGCACCTCCTTAACCAGTTGTCCCACCCCTTTGGTATCTCACCAGCATGCCCAGAAAGACAAAAAAGGAGGTGGTCACCTACCAATTATCTGTAATCTTTAAGAGATTCCTCCATTGATTCTCTTTCAACATATTCACCTACATCACCGGCAGCTTCACCAGTAAACCAATCTCTAGTGAATGATAACACCACTTTTCACGAAGTATTTACTAGAGAAGGTCATAACATTTACTTGGAGATTCCTCAAATAGGGTCTCCATTATTATGTAGACAATCTAACAGAGGATATCTCAGCGATCAATATTACCCTGTTTTCATGATTTTCTGACATCGTCCAATAGTAGTTTCTCCAGCAGCCATGAAGGTGTCTACACCCAGGCTACTGAAAAATTAAGTCCTCCAAACAAGGTCCTCTATATTTTCCCCAGGAATCAATAACTGATAGTCATTGTCTCAGCTTCATGGATAAAGTGTGCATCTGTATAAGAAATGTCAGTGCCTCCACTGAGAAAGCAAAAGGCCTGATGTGGTTTGTTGCAAAGTCTGCAACTCTCCTGCAGTGCCCTGAAAACAGCCAGTGACTCAGGTGTGTTGGAGAGAGATAACAGATCACTGTGTTCCTGCTCTAATTTACTGAGAGACTGCAGTCTGGAATTCCTTAAGGCTGTTCAGGAAGGATAGCTTCTATCAAACCGGGGGATCAGTGAGGCCAATGATTTTGCAGTACTCTGAGGGGATCTCCATTGCTAATTATAAGCACTGAATAGCCCTGCCCACATGCAGGGATCACAGAGTACTTTGAGTAGTCCCGTAGGCTGTCATTATTGGAGTGAAAAATAGAGACTGCCTGTAAGAACCTAGAGACcatcagtatcccatcatgctgagcAGATGACAGTTGCTTCAGTTATTTTTTCCAGCTCCTGCTGATAGGATCATGGAGCACTAAACTCTGCCTTTTAGGCTTTTTTTCTTCCAAATTCAGCAGTTAATTTTTGTGACAACCACTCCATTCAATGTATTTCTTCTCACCCTTGCATTTTCTGACAGGAAATGGTGGTATTTTGTCAGTAAAAATGCTACCTTTGGCCAGTTCCCTGCCTGTGGGAGGAAGAAAGACCCCCATGACGTCTGTATTATTGGTCTTCCAGCAAGTCATGTTCCTGAGAATTGTAATCACTGCAGGAAGTTTTCAAGGCATAGCCTAAGAGAAAGGGAAAAAATGTGTCTTTATGGCATGGAAGAACATTGCATTCATCAGACCAGAAGGTAGGACTTCAGAGGAAGGAGAGGGACCATCCTCTACCAGGACTTTGCCATCTACCTGTGGAGGACGCAGAAGGTCCAAAAAGAGGTTTCcagaccaaaaaaaaacatcattcCCCTTCTACGTCAAGATCGGCATCGAGACAAGAAACAGGACTGACTTCCTCACCATCCAGAGCTGACTTGATGTTGAGGCAAAGTAGGTCAACGTCGAAGACTTATTTGCCATGGACATTGAGACTTATTGATGTCGAGGAGTGGTTCATCGCAGAGGCAGCGACGGAGATCAGCATCGAGTAGCATATCTTTGTCAGGAACACGTCAAAAAAAGAGGGGGCGCATTTCTCCATCCCCAGGATCTCATTACTCCAAAATGTATTCTCCAGCTTTGCCAATAGTGTTACTGGACTCTCCTTCACTTCCACCAtctctaccaccacctcttccacctccattGCCATTTCCTATGCCTTGAGCACCAAGCCCACCAGTGCCAATACTCCCACCTGTgaaaccacccctcccaagacaaaggtCATGTTCCAGAATGCGCCATTGTTcacaccacaggcacacagatCGAGATGTTCATCATCACGGCATCCACACGACAATCTCACCATCGTAGTCGCTCCTCCATCAAGCTAAAAATCACAATCAAGGTCTAGACATCATTCCAGATATACATCCTTTACTTCTTCAAGACGCTATTTGCCTACACTGTCAGACTCTCCACCACCTAGAGTCTCCCCAATAGACGACATTACTACTTTTTAAGGGGTCTTGGTGAGAGGAGTATAAAATTAAATATCCAGATGTCAGTACCTTCTCCTACGTCAGTGATATTTAAGATGCTTCACCAACATACAGCATCCAGAACACTCCTTCCTGGAGCTTGTAGTGGAACTGTTTTTGACTCCGGCCTCAACTAAGTCTGCTCTGTTGAGGCTGCAGAAGAAATACAGACCTCCAGAGCAGGATCCACTCTTCCTCCGTTTGGACCCTCATCCAGACTTCATGGTCATACATGTGGCCAAGAAACACCATGCCACTCCTCCTGCCTCTTCGGTGCCACCAAATAAAAAGAGCAAGTAGTTGGATTCTATAGGCTGCAAAGTATGcaacactgctgcatccactgtggAAGCAGCCAGCGCAACTTCTTTTCTCTGCAGATATGATGGGGCATTGTGGGAGTCAATTAGAAGTTTGCCAAAGACTTGCCCAGGCACAAACGGGAAGACTTCCTGGAGGTAGTAAATAAGGGTTTGATGGTCTCAAACCAAATTGTCAGGGCAGCAGCTGATTCCTTTGTATTAGCAGCACACAAATATTGTCATAGTGTTGCCTTAAGCAAACTACTGACTCCGCCTCGCATCTATGAAACCAGAGTCACAACAACGTATACACAGTCTGCCTTTTTCAGGATTCATCCTCATTGGCAGCCACACCGAAGATGGAATGGTTTGATGACATTCGAGATGGACAACCTTAAGGGGGTTAGCCTGGAAAGGCCAAAAGAACAACGGAAGTCATTCAAGCCCTATCAGCAAAGATATTACCCTAAAGGGGTTCAAACCCATCACTGGTATCAAGGTCGCCAGCAACCTCAACAACAGCCTTATACACAACATCGAAGGCAGTGTAGAGGAAGAGCCACCCAAGAGCTGGCGCAAGGTAGAAAGCCTACAACAGGTGCAAAACCTTGAATCTTTTTTCCCCCACCCTtctgttacccactccggtagggggaagtatttctCACTTTCAGCAGTGGCAATAAATTACAAAAGATGCGTGGGTGCTGAATATTGTTCGGAATGGGTATTGTCTGTGGTTCAAAGTCCTCTGACCATACCACCAAAACCATCAAATCACCATCTGCAAATGCTAAGATTGGAAGTCAACATCTTGTTTCAGAAAAATGCGGTAGAGGCCATTCCTCACCAACAACAGGGAACAGGCAATTATTCCATATTTTTTCTGGTACATAAAAAAGGCAAGAATTAATGCAGATCCGTCCTGGGCCTGAAATTGGCCAGGAAATGGGATTCAGCAAGAAAAGTTCCAGATGGTGGCATTACATCAAATCTATCCGCAAATGCACCAGGGAGATTAGCTCTGTTGTATTGACCTTCAGGATGTATAATTCATGTCCCAAACgcaaaaaaacattgaaagttcTGTGAAGTTTGTGGTGGGGGATGGGATCAATATCTGTACCAAATCCTTCCAATTGGACTAGTCATCACCCAAAACATTATCGAAGTGCATGGCAGTAGTAGCTGCCCACCTCAGAAAACACtgtcttcatctacccatacctagacgactggctaataaaggcgtCAACTTCCCAGGAAGCCATCCTTCATTTCAGCTGGACCTGCGATCTCCTTCAACAGTTAGGGCTTCATGTCTACCACAGCAAATCAACACCAGTTCAAATTTTTACATTCTTTGGGAGTATCCATCTACACCATTCAGGCAggagtgtgtccttcggaggaggGACACTTCTCAATCTTAACAGAAGTGTCACTCTCTCACAAAAGTCTCTTATCGAACGGTGAGGGCAGTGCATCTTCCTCACTCCAAATGCCTGTCTCCGCATAAAGCCTCTCAAAGAATTTCTCGAGGACCAGTGGGATCAACCaacgggcaactgggagggcgggaTCAAGCTCATCCTGAAATGGTTTCGTTCTCCAGCCAACCTGCTTCAAGGAATGCATTTTTACCTAGTGGTTCCCGCTCCGAGCATAGTGGCGGATGCCTCACTAAAGGGATGGGAAGCCTACATGGATCACCTCCAAAATCTCAGTGAGATGTCCTCGAGCTCCAAATAGTtcacctagcactcaaagctttttatCTGTCATTCGAGAACCAGAGCCTGCTTGCTCTGACGAACAATACAATcaccatgtactacctcaacaagcagggtggaAGGAGATCCAGGCTCTTGTCACACGAAgcccagacaatttggaaatggttgATAGCCAGAAACCTTTGGATCACAGCGACTcaacttccaggtgtgcagaatgCTCAAGCAGACGCTCGCAGCAGGGTTCTGCAAGAAAAACACAAATGGGTTTGCACAACAACTTagttaaacacattttttaaaagcgGGGCACTCCAACCATAGACATGTCTGCCACCACAGAAAACAAATAATACTGTACCTTGGTCCTCAAGGTACTACCAGCCAGGGACACTGGAGAATACCCTATTGAGCGACTGGTCTGGCAGATTTCTCCACACCTTTCTGCCATTTCCCCTGATCCTGTCAGTCTTCATCAAACTATCCTACTGAAGGACGAAGATGATCCTAATAGCCCCGGAGTGTCCATGTCAGTGGTGGCTCACGGACTTCTTCACTGGTCAGTGTGTCCACATCTCAAGCTGCTATGCATACCAGACCTACTAATGAAATTATTTGGAGGCCAGATGATACACTCAACCTCTCCTCCTTAAATTtggctgcatggctcctgaatGAGTGCAGTACAGACACTTGTACctgccacaagactgcatggagATCCTCAAGGAGGCTAAGCAGCCTCAACTTGTTCCACATTtgccttcaagtggaagagattttgcatatgATGGTATTCTAAGAACGTGGACTGAACTTGCTAGGTAGATGTCATTCTTCCATATTTGCTACACTTGGCAAAATCTGGCTTGCAATTTTCCTCCATAAAGGTTCACTTGGCAGCccttactgcctacagaaaatgtccttcacaaacctttttctaAGTCCCCCATAATCAAGGATTTTCTAGAAGGGTTACAGAAGGTTTTGTCTCCCACCAGGCATCCTTCTCCTCCCTGGGAGCTCAACATGTTCCTTTCACAGCTTTTGCAGGACccttttgaacccattcacaaGGCATCCCTACAGCATCTTTCAAGGAAAACCGCTTTCCTTGGAGCAATCACAGCATTGTGCAGGGTTAGCAAGATGCAAGCATTATGCTCTTGTGAACCATACAGTCTTCCACTCTAACAAAGTGGTCAAGAGAACTCGCCTGCAACTTCTCCCAAAGGTTATTTTGGGTTTCCATGTCAAACAGTATCATTAGTGACATTCGTTCAGCATCCTTCAACCCCAGCGGAAAGAACACTTAACTCACTAAAAGACGGTCAATATGTTTTATCTGAAAAAACACGGGACATTTGCAGATCAGACCAattgtttattaactatggcccggTCTGTACCGGGTTTAGCTGATAGTGTCCTGCCGCCTCTTGTGCTATCAAAAAGCTAACAAAACCCTATCAGCTAgatcaaaggcacactccactaagGATAAGGTGGCCACTGCCGCTTTAATGAGgaatgtcctgatagtggaaatcTGCAAAGCAGCTACGTGGGGATCTGTTCACACgtaccaaacactactgcttggactcaGATGCTAGAGCAGACACTCAAGTAGGACGGTCCTCCCTCAGAAATCTGTTTGCTTAAATGTACTACCTCTGTCTTCTCCACAGCTTTTGGTGGTGATGGACTTGCTACTCTAGTCTCAAATAATGACATCCTATGGGGCTACAGTGTCCTGTTTCCCTTCATCTTCatactcttaaaaaaagaaaaaaaaaagggtttgtgaagatTTATGCAGATATATAAACATCATGCAAATTATACTCGTATATGATGcttctggacttttttttttttaaagtacaagatTAATTGAGCCACTGTAGCtggtcctataggctgcataatacTTTATTTCTTtagtgactctgcaggccttcccgAAGAAAGTTGAACATTAGCACTTAAGAAGAAATATTGTGAGAaagtggg encodes:
- the NEDD8 gene encoding NEDD8 isoform X1 — translated: MLIKVKTLTGKEIEIDIEPTDKVERIKERVEEKEGIPPQQQRLIYSGKQMNDEKTANDYKIMGGSVLHLVLALRGGTERR
- the NEDD8 gene encoding NEDD8 isoform X2 → MLVKVKTLTGKEIEIDIEPTDKVERIKERVEEKEGIPPQQQRLIYSGKQMNDEKTANDYKIMGGSVLHLVLALRGGTERR